The following proteins are encoded in a genomic region of Tenacibaculum sp. 190524A05c:
- a CDS encoding tetratricopeptide repeat protein, giving the protein MKRKITLLVFTLLSFCVKAQQEFKAIDNLIETGRYQIALQELNKIESSFKSNYKIATIYDALDNHSKSVHYYRKAISFRDDYRTKFKLAKSLKKAKKFREALKVYQEIVNADSKNLLAKYDLSKLYLQLKQPKMSKKLLKELIAEDSKNANYHYQLGIANALLGEKFKKIDNFLDAYRIDNQHFNAIEKLAKGFTKLKDKDSSAIFIEKGLELNPNHLDLNKLKINSLYIKKGYNESIVYLNHIDSLSPGEHYTHKMLGKSYYKLRNYPKALEHFNKATKINAQDFMAYVYKGKIHLERNEIKEAMFSYGMATFVGKESRDEAHLGLAKVYMEMKLPKRAIDEFKLAVAENHKNIKASYLLAKTSDDYYKDKKIGYKLYQKYLERFEGRSTETDEFVKSRIKEIKKQHFLKGEILE; this is encoded by the coding sequence ATGAAAAGAAAAATTACACTTTTGGTTTTTACACTTTTATCTTTTTGTGTAAAAGCACAACAAGAGTTTAAAGCTATTGATAACCTTATAGAAACAGGTAGGTATCAAATAGCATTGCAGGAGCTTAATAAAATAGAGTCGTCCTTTAAATCTAATTACAAGATTGCGACAATTTATGATGCATTAGATAATCATAGTAAATCTGTACATTATTATAGAAAGGCTATAAGTTTTAGAGACGATTATCGTACTAAATTTAAACTGGCAAAATCTCTTAAGAAAGCTAAGAAGTTTAGAGAAGCACTGAAGGTTTATCAAGAAATAGTAAATGCAGATTCAAAAAACCTATTGGCAAAATATGATTTAAGTAAGTTGTATTTGCAGTTGAAACAACCTAAAATGTCAAAAAAACTACTCAAAGAATTAATAGCCGAAGATTCTAAAAACGCCAACTATCACTATCAACTTGGAATAGCAAATGCGTTGTTGGGTGAAAAGTTTAAGAAAATAGATAACTTTTTAGATGCTTATAGGATAGATAACCAACACTTTAATGCTATTGAAAAGTTAGCTAAAGGTTTTACTAAACTCAAAGACAAAGATTCGTCAGCAATTTTTATAGAGAAAGGGTTAGAGTTAAACCCGAATCATTTGGATTTGAATAAACTTAAAATCAATAGTCTGTACATAAAAAAAGGGTATAATGAAAGTATAGTTTATTTGAATCATATTGATAGTTTGTCACCAGGAGAACATTATACTCATAAAATGCTAGGGAAGAGTTATTATAAACTTAGAAATTACCCTAAAGCATTAGAGCATTTTAATAAAGCAACAAAAATAAATGCTCAAGATTTCATGGCCTATGTGTACAAAGGGAAAATTCATTTGGAGCGAAACGAAATTAAAGAAGCAATGTTTAGTTATGGCATGGCAACTTTTGTAGGAAAGGAATCCAGAGATGAAGCTCATTTAGGATTAGCAAAAGTATATATGGAAATGAAATTACCTAAAAGAGCAATAGATGAATTTAAACTTGCAGTTGCAGAGAATCACAAAAATATTAAAGCTTCATATTTATTAGCAAAAACTTCTGACGACTATTACAAGGATAAAAAAATAGGCTATAAGTTATATCAGAAATATCTGGAAAGATTTGAAGGAAGAAGCACAGAAACCGATGAGTTTGTTAAAAGTAGAATAAAAGAGATTAAAAAACAGCATTTCTTAAAAGGAGAAATATTAGAATAA
- a CDS encoding M56 family metallopeptidase — MLSYIIQVILFQTLFLAVYDLFLSKETFFTKNRFYLIFSVLISFVLPLIKLRSIQKSVPQEYTILLPEVVLSPQSVIEQQQWYQSINYLDVLFWVGVVVFSMFFVLKLFKIIQLLYSNKIQKKDGYKLIFLSNSTKAFSFFNYIFIGELIPQERRKKIIQHELVHAKQKHTLDLLFFELLKISMWFNPILWIFQKRISSVHEYLSDEIASKTVETKNYINSLLEQVFQVEKISFVNQFYKSSLIKKRIIMMTKERSKRVKQLKYLLLVPVLLSMLFYTACTDNEEPTTSPVKGTQKVFSDLNKEPHISEKETYFDIYIGNELPKTKEYSIGELTAEEKKEFIEFQKEFKESISYISFKIFEGLNNRKLIVVSVQVGKSKVKYSGDFENVPFSMVDKVPAFVNQGTSKEKFNKNMANFVQNNFDVKYASSLGLEPGKKRIFAQFKINEEGKVIDVKVRAPHPELKEYTRKMIEKLPLMIPGEKDGKVVKVGYTLPITFEIK, encoded by the coding sequence ATGCTATCTTATATAATTCAAGTCATACTGTTTCAAACTTTGTTTTTAGCTGTTTATGATTTATTTTTAAGTAAAGAAACCTTTTTTACTAAAAACAGATTTTACCTCATTTTTTCAGTACTTATTTCTTTTGTTTTACCACTGATTAAACTACGTTCAATCCAAAAAAGTGTCCCTCAAGAATACACGATTTTATTGCCTGAAGTTGTTTTGTCTCCTCAGTCTGTAATAGAACAGCAGCAATGGTATCAATCTATTAATTATTTAGATGTTTTGTTTTGGGTTGGTGTAGTCGTGTTTTCAATGTTCTTTGTGCTGAAGTTATTCAAGATTATACAACTTTTATATTCAAATAAAATCCAGAAGAAAGATGGGTATAAATTGATTTTCTTATCTAATTCGACTAAGGCATTTTCATTTTTTAATTACATATTCATCGGGGAATTAATTCCTCAAGAACGTCGTAAAAAAATTATTCAGCATGAATTAGTGCATGCAAAACAAAAACACACGTTAGATTTATTGTTCTTCGAACTTTTGAAAATTAGTATGTGGTTTAATCCTATACTTTGGATATTCCAAAAAAGAATTTCATCTGTTCATGAGTATTTATCTGACGAAATTGCTAGCAAAACCGTAGAAACAAAAAATTATATCAACAGTTTACTTGAGCAAGTATTTCAAGTTGAGAAAATATCATTTGTAAACCAGTTTTATAAAAGTTCGCTAATAAAAAAGAGAATCATTATGATGACAAAAGAGAGATCAAAAAGAGTTAAACAATTAAAATATTTATTGTTAGTGCCAGTATTACTAAGTATGTTGTTTTATACTGCATGTACTGATAATGAGGAGCCAACTACGAGTCCAGTTAAAGGAACCCAAAAAGTATTTTCTGACCTGAATAAGGAACCTCATATTTCAGAGAAAGAAACTTATTTTGATATTTACATTGGAAATGAACTTCCAAAGACAAAAGAGTATAGCATTGGTGAATTAACGGCTGAAGAGAAAAAAGAATTTATTGAATTCCAAAAAGAATTTAAAGAAAGTATATCGTATATAAGTTTTAAGATATTCGAAGGACTTAATAATAGAAAACTAATTGTTGTATCCGTACAGGTTGGGAAATCTAAAGTTAAATATTCCGGTGATTTTGAAAATGTACCTTTCTCAATGGTGGATAAAGTTCCTGCATTTGTTAATCAGGGAACTAGTAAAGAAAAATTCAATAAGAACATGGCCAACTTTGTTCAGAATAACTTTGATGTTAAGTATGCGAGTAGCTTAGGATTGGAACCTGGGAAGAAAAGAATTTTTGCTCAGTTTAAAATAAATGAAGAAGGGAAAGTTATTGATGTTAAAGTTAGAGCTCCTCATCCTGAATTAAAAGAATATACTAGGAAAATGATTGAGAAGCTTCCTTTAATGATACCTGGAGAAAAAGATGGGAAAGTTGTTAAGGTAGGATATACGTTACCTATTACATTTGAAATTAAATAA
- a CDS encoding BlaI/MecI/CopY family transcriptional regulator codes for MSKQLTKAEEQIMQVLWDLGEASVKEVIAELPDPKPAYNTVSTIIRILETKEFVGHQPKGRGYVYFPLIQKTDYSNQSLHKLMNGYFGGSFKSMVSFFMKENKLDIKELETILKEVEKSNKK; via the coding sequence ATGAGTAAACAGTTAACAAAAGCAGAGGAGCAAATAATGCAAGTGTTATGGGATTTGGGAGAAGCTTCAGTAAAGGAAGTTATTGCAGAATTACCAGATCCTAAACCAGCTTATAATACAGTGTCTACTATTATTCGAATATTGGAAACGAAAGAGTTTGTTGGACATCAACCTAAAGGAAGAGGTTATGTGTATTTTCCTTTGATTCAAAAAACAGATTACAGTAACCAAAGTTTACATAAACTTATGAACGGATACTTTGGAGGATCGTTTAAAAGTATGGTTTCATTTTTTATGAAGGAAAACAAACTTGATATCAAAGAATTGGAAACAATTTTAAAAGAAGTTGAAAAAAGTAATAAAAAATAA
- a CDS encoding DUF456 domain-containing protein, with protein MDILLTLLGLLFVCLGIIGSFLPVLPGPITSWIGLLLLHLTKAIPQNWTFLGITLFIAILIFILDYFIPAMGAKKFGGSKYGAYGTTIGLIIGLLSPIPFGILIGAFSGAFVGELLYDGKDTNRALKASTGAFLGFLASTTIKFSIASIYFVLFLVKVWEYRIELF; from the coding sequence ATGGATATTTTATTGACTTTACTTGGACTTTTATTTGTTTGTTTGGGAATAATTGGATCTTTTCTACCTGTTTTACCCGGACCAATAACAAGTTGGATAGGATTATTATTATTACATCTCACAAAAGCTATACCTCAAAACTGGACCTTTTTAGGAATAACACTATTCATTGCTATTCTCATCTTTATCCTTGATTATTTTATTCCTGCAATGGGAGCAAAAAAATTCGGGGGTTCAAAATATGGAGCATATGGAACAACCATAGGACTAATTATTGGTTTACTCTCCCCTATTCCTTTCGGAATATTAATTGGAGCCTTCTCAGGAGCCTTTGTTGGTGAGTTATTATATGATGGAAAAGACACAAATCGCGCGTTAAAAGCATCTACTGGAGCTTTTCTTGGATTCTTAGCTTCTACCACAATAAAATTCTCTATTGCAAGTATTTATTTTGTTTTATTTTTGGTGAAAGTTTGGGAATATAGAATTGAATTATTCTAG